In Enterobacter cloacae, the following are encoded in one genomic region:
- a CDS encoding transposase, with amino-acid sequence MGRGRRLKSYLDYENALGDGIGVGYGQSYQPWLRAQDVKSRGNRSIVFGLKTFRNHHLLSSVESNFFYLAEFNDSVIDIREQFPLFPLRLTQQIANHLHFQHPMVRGVRGVPVEVLNVMTTDFLLTLRTPEGGLRYKAIAVKHNESIPEREAQKLEIERMFWQLIDVEFQIYVGSELNNVVGKNICWATSVLRDGSEFYDKYPLDKILWKLKPDVYPIVGLRAMISSIIGVDAQEAMMLLQAMIGLKMIKIDLSYPILETGLIKIISNGHYIGLNANGYY; translated from the coding sequence ATGGGTAGGGGTAGGCGTCTCAAATCCTATTTGGATTATGAAAATGCGCTAGGTGACGGCATAGGAGTGGGCTATGGCCAAAGTTATCAGCCCTGGCTTAGAGCTCAGGACGTTAAATCCCGTGGAAACCGTTCGATAGTCTTTGGCCTTAAGACGTTTCGAAACCATCATCTCCTTTCTTCTGTCGAAAGTAACTTTTTCTATCTGGCTGAGTTTAATGACTCGGTGATTGATATCCGGGAACAATTCCCACTCTTTCCTCTCCGGCTTACCCAACAAATAGCAAATCATCTACATTTTCAACATCCTATGGTGAGGGGAGTAAGAGGAGTACCTGTCGAAGTTCTGAATGTTATGACAACCGATTTTTTACTGACCTTGAGAACTCCTGAAGGCGGACTTCGATACAAAGCTATAGCAGTAAAACATAACGAGAGCATACCTGAACGCGAAGCCCAAAAACTTGAAATAGAGAGGATGTTTTGGCAGTTGATTGATGTTGAGTTTCAAATTTATGTTGGCTCGGAACTCAATAACGTCGTCGGTAAAAACATTTGCTGGGCTACTTCTGTATTAAGAGATGGTTCTGAATTTTATGATAAATATCCTCTTGATAAAATCCTATGGAAGCTTAAACCAGATGTTTATCCCATAGTGGGACTACGTGCAATGATTTCATCAATCATTGGGGTAGATGCACAAGAAGCGATGATGTTATTGCAGGCAATGATTGGATTAAAAATGATAAAAATTGATTTATCATATCCAATACTCGAAACCGGTCTGATAAAGATAATATCCAATGGCCACTATATAGGACTGAACGCAAATGGATATTATTAG
- a CDS encoding transposase produces the protein MRMLSVLPDESLFSRFCRTATVYGMSPSSLLTIIFHKPDMSVHPILNSGLKAISLHTSESADQLWHEQTLLPLFAWALPISRNEIMDFNTTPARLNRLCRLSNFSLGQRTLLKFCPVCAREDTFHYGVTYWHLAHQLHGVTTCHRHQVVLESINVPSAPHIRIGLMPPVSYTEQLSNETDFDFAKFCYESINIIRRKEICHPNYMDVLKKLNLLSLDGNLKKNVFYAHVYAKCQLFGEGSSELLPTSLTDYHYWEPILKDKCCQHPTKHLLLCYCLLNTCWPTYAGSRPNKKKEIFKSHKEYSFHMAENNTSVSNLGREFNRSRCYIKTLIYKKYLRAFKRNTKINIFTELLIKSMAVRGFSLASIAEKNSLSEGTVSSVISSCYGLCSWRKKCKKDSLRRRHKQKILRFIHNQSISVTRKLVKESCYASFFWLNKHENGWLNSCLPKAVRCYRNKRVDWSERDIISSSLINVVLSQGQYPMSLTSLDALLGGA, from the coding sequence ATGAGAATGTTGTCTGTTTTACCTGATGAATCCTTGTTCAGTCGGTTTTGTCGGACAGCTACCGTGTACGGTATGTCCCCATCTTCTCTGTTAACGATCATTTTCCACAAACCTGATATGAGCGTCCATCCAATTCTCAATTCAGGATTAAAGGCTATTTCTCTTCATACATCCGAAAGTGCAGACCAGCTCTGGCATGAACAGACTTTACTCCCTCTGTTTGCCTGGGCACTACCAATCAGTCGTAATGAAATTATGGATTTCAACACGACCCCTGCCAGGCTTAATCGATTGTGCCGCCTTAGTAATTTTTCACTAGGACAGCGGACACTATTGAAGTTTTGCCCGGTTTGCGCTCGTGAAGATACTTTTCATTATGGTGTTACTTATTGGCATCTGGCGCATCAACTTCATGGGGTTACAACCTGCCATCGGCACCAGGTAGTGCTTGAAAGCATCAATGTCCCTTCTGCACCGCACATACGTATTGGACTGATGCCTCCTGTTTCGTATACAGAACAACTCAGCAATGAGACAGACTTCGATTTTGCTAAATTTTGTTATGAGTCCATAAATATAATCAGAAGAAAAGAAATTTGTCACCCAAATTACATGGATGTACTTAAAAAGTTAAATTTATTATCATTGGACGGGAATCTGAAGAAAAATGTATTTTACGCACATGTTTATGCTAAGTGCCAGTTATTTGGGGAGGGTTCATCGGAGCTTCTACCGACATCCCTTACTGATTATCACTACTGGGAGCCTATACTCAAAGATAAATGTTGTCAGCATCCCACAAAACACCTTTTGCTTTGTTATTGTCTGTTAAATACTTGCTGGCCAACGTATGCAGGAAGTCGTCCTAATAAAAAGAAAGAAATCTTTAAAAGTCATAAGGAATACAGCTTTCATATGGCTGAAAATAATACTAGTGTTAGCAACCTTGGGAGAGAATTTAATCGCAGCAGATGTTACATTAAAACACTTATTTATAAAAAATACCTGAGGGCGTTTAAGCGAAACACAAAAATTAATATATTCACTGAATTGCTTATCAAGTCTATGGCTGTAAGGGGGTTTAGTCTGGCATCCATAGCTGAGAAAAACTCATTATCGGAAGGAACTGTATCCTCTGTAATTTCATCTTGTTACGGTTTATGCTCATGGCGTAAAAAATGTAAAAAAGATTCTTTAAGACGGCGTCATAAGCAGAAAATATTAAGATTTATACATAATCAATCCATTTCTGTAACGCGAAAGTTAGTCAAGGAAAGTTGTTATGCTAGTTTCTTTTGGCTAAATAAACATGAAAATGGCTGGCTTAATTCCTGTCTTCCTAAAGCAGTACGATGTTATAGAAATAAAAGAGTAGACTGGAGCGAGAGAGATATAATCTCATCATCATTAATAAATGTTGTTTTATCTCAGGGGCAATACCCGATGTCACTTACAAGCCTGGATGCTTTACTGGGGGGGGCATAA
- a CDS encoding DDE transposase, with product MPRRSILSAAERESLLALPDTKDELIRHYTFSESDLSIIRQRRGPANRLGFAVQLCYLRFPGVILGADEPPFPPLLRLVANQLKVGIESWDEYGQREQTRREHLVELQTVFGFQPFTIGHYRQAVQLLTELAMQTDKGIVLARALIEHLRRQSVIVPALNAVERASAEAITRANRRLYDALAEPLTDVHRRRLDDLLKRRDNGKTTWLAWLRQSPVKPNSRHMLEHIERLKAWQALDLPSGIERLVHQNRLLKIAREGGQMTPADLAKFEPQRRYATLVALAIEGMATVTDEIIDLHDRILGKLFNAAKNKHQQQFQASGKAINAKVRLFGRIGQALIEAKQAGRDPFAAIEAVMSWDAFAESVTEAQRLAQPEDFDFLHRIGESYATLRRYAPEFLDVLKLRAAPAAKDVLDAIEVLRSMNSDNARKVPTDAPTEFIKPRWQKLVMTDTGIDRRYYELCALSELKNALRSGDIWVQGSRQFKDFEDYLVPPAKFASLKQASELPLAVATDCDQYLHDRLTLLETQLATVNRMALANELPDAIITESGLKITPLDAAVPDTAQALIDQTAMILPHVKITELLLEVDEWTGFTRHFAHLKSGDLAKDKNLLLTTILADAINLGLTKMAESCPGTTYAKLAWLQAWHIRDETYGAALAELVNAQFRHPFAEHWGDGTTSSSDGQNFRTGSKAESTGHINPKYGSSPGRTFYTHISDQYAPFHTKVVNVGVRDSTYVLDGLLYHESDLRIEEHYTDTAGFTDHVFALMHLLGFRFAPRIRDLGDTKLYIPKGDATYEALKPMIGGTLNIKHVRAHWDEILRMATSIKQGTATASLMLRKLGSYPRQNGLAVALRELGRIERTLFILDWLQSVELRRRVHAGLNKGEARNALARAVFFNRLGEIRDRSFEQQRYRASGLNLVTAAIVLWNTVYLERAANALRGHGQAVDDGLLQYLSPLGWEHINLTGDYLWRSSAKIGAGKFRPLRPLQPA from the coding sequence ATGCCCCGCCGTTCGATCCTCTCCGCCGCCGAGCGCGAAAGCCTGCTGGCGTTGCCGGACACCAAGGATGAGTTGATCCGTCACTACACGTTCAGCGAAAGCGACCTCTCCATCATCCGGCAGCGGCGCGGCCCGGCCAATCGGCTGGGCTTCGCGGTGCAGCTCTGCTACCTGCGCTTTCCCGGCGTCATCCTTGGCGCTGATGAGCCACCGTTCCCGCCATTGCTGAGACTGGTCGCCAACCAGCTCAAGGTCGGCATCGAAAGCTGGGACGAGTACGGGCAGCGTGAGCAGACCCGACGCGAGCACCTGGTCGAGCTGCAAACGGTGTTCGGCTTCCAGCCGTTCACGATTGGCCACTACCGGCAGGCTGTCCAGTTGCTGACCGAGCTGGCCATGCAAACCGACAAGGGCATCGTGCTGGCCAGAGCCTTGATCGAGCACCTGCGGCGGCAGTCGGTCATTGTGCCCGCCCTCAACGCCGTCGAGCGGGCGAGCGCCGAAGCGATTACCCGCGCCAACCGGCGTCTCTACGACGCCTTGGCTGAGCCGCTGACGGACGTGCATCGCCGTCGCCTCGACGATCTGCTCAAGCGCCGCGACAACGGCAAGACGACGTGGCTGGCCTGGCTGCGGCAATCCCCGGTCAAACCGAACTCGCGGCACATGCTGGAACACATCGAACGCCTCAAGGCGTGGCAGGCGCTCGACCTGCCCTCCGGCATCGAGCGGCTGGTTCACCAGAACCGGCTGCTCAAGATCGCCCGCGAGGGCGGCCAGATGACGCCCGCCGACCTGGCGAAGTTCGAGCCGCAGCGGCGTTACGCGACCCTGGTGGCGCTCGCCATCGAGGGCATGGCCACCGTCACCGACGAAATCATCGACCTGCATGACCGCATCCTGGGCAAGCTGTTCAATGCCGCCAAGAACAAGCATCAGCAGCAGTTCCAGGCATCCGGCAAGGCGATCAATGCCAAGGTGCGGCTGTTCGGGCGCATCGGCCAGGCGCTGATCGAGGCCAAGCAAGCGGGCCGCGATCCGTTCGCCGCCATCGAGGCCGTCATGTCCTGGGATGCTTTCGCCGAGAGCGTCACCGAAGCGCAGCGGCTCGCGCAACCCGAGGACTTCGATTTCCTGCACCGCATCGGCGAGAGCTACGCCACGCTGCGCCGCTACGCGCCGGAATTTCTCGACGTGCTCAAGTTGCGGGCCGCGCCCGCCGCCAAGGACGTACTCGACGCCATCGAGGTGCTGCGCAGCATGAACAGCGACAACGCCCGCAAGGTGCCCACCGACGCGCCGACCGAGTTCATCAAGCCGCGCTGGCAGAAGCTGGTGATGACCGACACCGGCATCGACCGGCGCTACTACGAACTGTGCGCGCTGTCGGAGCTGAAGAACGCGCTGCGCTCCGGCGACATCTGGGTGCAAGGCTCGCGCCAGTTCAAGGACTTCGAGGACTACCTGGTGCCGCCCGCGAAATTCGCCAGCCTCAAGCAGGCCAGCGAATTGCCGCTGGCCGTGGCCACCGATTGCGACCAGTACCTGCATGACCGGCTGACGCTGCTGGAAACGCAGCTCGCCACCGTCAACCGCATGGCGCTGGCCAACGAGCTGCCGGACGCCATCATCACGGAGTCGGGCCTGAAGATCACGCCGCTCGATGCGGCGGTGCCCGATACCGCACAGGCCCTGATCGACCAGACGGCGATGATCCTACCGCACGTCAAGATCACCGAATTGCTGCTGGAGGTAGACGAATGGACGGGCTTCACCCGGCACTTCGCCCACCTGAAGTCAGGCGACCTGGCCAAGGACAAAAACCTGTTGCTGACCACGATCCTCGCCGACGCGATCAACCTGGGCCTGACCAAGATGGCGGAATCGTGCCCCGGCACGACCTACGCCAAGCTGGCCTGGCTGCAAGCCTGGCACATCCGCGACGAAACCTACGGGGCGGCACTGGCCGAGCTGGTCAACGCGCAGTTCCGACATCCCTTCGCCGAGCATTGGGGCGACGGCACCACGTCATCGTCGGACGGCCAGAACTTCCGCACCGGCAGCAAGGCCGAGAGCACCGGCCACATCAATCCGAAATACGGCAGCAGCCCAGGGCGGACGTTCTACACCCATATCTCCGACCAGTACGCGCCGTTCCACACCAAGGTCGTGAACGTCGGCGTGCGCGACTCGACCTACGTGCTCGACGGCCTGCTGTATCACGAATCCGACCTGCGGATCGAGGAGCACTACACCGACACGGCAGGGTTCACGGACCACGTCTTCGCGTTGATGCACCTGCTGGGCTTCCGCTTCGCCCCGCGCATTCGTGACCTGGGCGACACCAAGCTCTACATCCCGAAGGGCGATGCCACCTACGAGGCGTTGAAACCGATGATCGGCGGCACGCTCAACATCAAGCACGTCCGCGCCCATTGGGATGAAATCCTGCGGATGGCCACCTCGATCAAGCAGGGCACGGCGACGGCCTCGCTGATGCTCAGGAAGCTTGGCAGCTACCCGCGCCAGAACGGCCTGGCCGTCGCCCTGCGTGAGCTGGGACGCATCGAGCGCACACTGTTCATCCTGGACTGGCTGCAAAGCGTCGAGCTGCGCCGCCGCGTGCATGCCGGGCTGAACAAAGGCGAGGCGCGCAACGCGCTGGCCCGCGCCGTGTTCTTCAACCGCCTGGGGGAAATCCGCGACCGCAGCTTCGAGCAGCAGCGCTACCGGGCCAGCGGCCTCAACCTGGTGACGGCGGCCATCGTGCTATGGAACACGGTCTATCTGGAGCGGGCCGCGAACGCCTTGCGTGGCCACGGTCAAGCCGTCGATGACGGCCTGTTGCAGTACCTGTCGCCGCTCGGCTGGGAGCACATCAACCTGACCGGCGATTACCTCTGGCGCAGCAGCGCCAAGATCGGCGCGGGCAAGTTCAGGCCGCTACGGCCGCTGCAACCGGCTTAG
- a CDS encoding nucleotidyltransferase, translating into MRPSVVLDMKRSAVREAVGRFRAANPRVFGSVLHGTDRDGSDLDLLVDALPGATLLDLGDLEEELKSLLGVDVDLLTPGDLPPKFRAKVLAEAQPI; encoded by the coding sequence ATGCGACCGTCTGTTGTGCTTGACATGAAGCGAAGCGCAGTGCGTGAAGCGGTAGGCCGCTTTCGCGCCGCGAACCCGCGCGTCTTCGGCTCGGTGCTGCATGGCACCGACCGGGATGGCAGCGACCTCGACCTGTTGGTCGATGCGCTGCCCGGTGCCACGTTGTTGGACTTGGGCGATTTGGAAGAAGAACTGAAATCGCTGCTCGGCGTTGACGTCGATCTGCTGACTCCCGGCGACCTGCCGCCGAAGTTCCGGGCCAAGGTGCTCGCGGAGGCGCAACCGATATGA
- a CDS encoding DUF86 domain-containing protein — protein sequence MSENRLPDYLDHIQQAATDARSFVEGMAKDDFLADKRTQQAVIMSLIVIGEAATKVMDGYVEFTQAHADVPWRSMRNMRNRMAHGYFDINLDVVWETVQEWLPALLQQLPAVRQDADDEDRNDKGMEP from the coding sequence ATGAGCGAGAACCGCCTGCCCGATTACCTCGACCACATTCAGCAGGCCGCAACCGATGCGCGCAGCTTCGTGGAAGGGATGGCCAAGGACGACTTCTTGGCCGACAAGCGCACCCAGCAGGCCGTCATCATGAGCCTGATCGTCATCGGCGAGGCGGCCACAAAGGTGATGGATGGCTACGTCGAGTTCACCCAGGCGCATGCCGACGTGCCGTGGCGCAGCATGCGCAATATGCGTAATCGCATGGCTCACGGCTATTTCGACATCAACCTCGATGTGGTGTGGGAGACGGTACAGGAATGGCTGCCGGCGTTGCTCCAGCAATTGCCCGCCGTGCGTCAGGATGCCGACGATGAAGACCGTAACGACAAAGGCATGGAGCCATGA
- a CDS encoding transposase: MDIIRNSVWLSQGTDLLAEGLYRVLDFDKKVDLLILFKIKSERTGKPIPFSFSLFKYYIESNSITCKDYIYPSYMLVDEKEITDEDRGRRDENYNIIKDLVDDRMFLFDYALHKKSHLLMDYSRNKKISQYTIRTLLALYWRHGQDVYALLPAFSNCGAAGKSRIKHEIKLGNSKKNRALPNERSRVFILNERDINNIRKSLIMYHYKVNGDTIKKTLERHIDLYFRDEIKTANLENRAPYVPSLKQFSYWNKKLFTKDFSIKKKNTKKEIDLKMRALLGSAANTTVLPGDVFEIDSTVADVHLISSLNRRKVIGRPTIYTVVDRATRMIVGLHVSLYHASWRAARQALANCFMPKKEYCRLFGISITNDDWPCSHIPLTLMCDNGEMIGLKPQEKMTPLTKLEFAPVGRGDRKSIVERCFGILNDEVIHRLIGTTRRGKIVKGEPTPQSRACLTIQEVPSLLIREILAHNQRTYEELAYINPLLIENDLVISPKNSWMISLKHGRFSARAVGADEVIARLLIPVNANITAGGIQYNNLFYECDPDIASGARVFGRTTCEARIDDNCVDYIYVRFDKNSIFKKHYLLKKRDIFKGKAHLDTDVMADWVDTQKEINLFTLNSLSNINNKDDFNKKGNERLNEIYESRRVHGKDIKKNRKNELDSLGRTDVANGRPEPLLPSSSKVLLLPGREEKQRWLKGKKKTEDAE, encoded by the coding sequence ATGGATATTATTAGAAATTCAGTCTGGCTCTCTCAAGGCACTGATTTGCTTGCAGAGGGGCTTTATCGTGTTTTGGATTTTGACAAAAAGGTTGATTTGTTAATTTTGTTTAAAATAAAATCAGAAAGAACGGGTAAGCCAATTCCTTTCTCATTTTCATTGTTTAAATATTATATTGAATCAAATAGCATAACTTGTAAAGATTATATATACCCTTCATATATGTTAGTAGATGAGAAAGAAATAACAGATGAAGACAGGGGAAGGCGAGATGAAAATTACAATATCATTAAAGATCTTGTAGATGACAGAATGTTTCTGTTCGACTATGCATTACATAAAAAGTCTCACCTTTTAATGGACTACTCCAGAAATAAAAAAATATCACAATATACTATCAGAACGCTTCTGGCGTTGTACTGGCGACATGGGCAGGATGTTTATGCATTACTACCCGCATTCTCGAACTGTGGTGCCGCTGGGAAAAGTAGAATCAAACATGAAATTAAACTTGGGAATTCCAAGAAAAACAGAGCATTACCTAATGAACGTTCACGTGTTTTCATTCTTAATGAAAGAGATATAAATAATATTAGAAAATCTCTCATTATGTATCATTATAAAGTTAACGGAGATACGATAAAGAAAACATTAGAGAGACATATTGATTTGTATTTTAGGGATGAAATTAAAACAGCGAACTTAGAAAATAGAGCTCCATATGTTCCTTCTTTAAAACAATTTTCATACTGGAATAAAAAACTCTTCACTAAAGATTTCTCGATAAAGAAGAAGAACACGAAAAAAGAAATAGACCTCAAAATGCGGGCGCTTTTAGGTAGTGCGGCTAATACAACTGTTTTACCGGGTGATGTTTTCGAAATAGACTCAACTGTCGCTGATGTACATCTTATTTCGAGTTTAAACAGACGAAAAGTCATTGGGCGCCCAACTATTTATACAGTGGTGGATCGCGCAACAAGAATGATTGTTGGCCTTCATGTTTCTTTATACCATGCTTCATGGCGAGCTGCCCGACAAGCGTTAGCAAATTGCTTTATGCCAAAAAAAGAATATTGTAGATTATTTGGAATCTCTATTACTAATGATGATTGGCCTTGTTCTCATATTCCATTAACATTGATGTGTGACAACGGGGAGATGATTGGTCTTAAACCTCAGGAAAAGATGACCCCCCTGACAAAACTTGAGTTTGCGCCAGTCGGTAGAGGCGACAGAAAAAGCATTGTTGAACGCTGTTTCGGTATTCTAAATGATGAAGTTATTCATAGGCTTATTGGAACAACACGAAGGGGTAAGATTGTTAAAGGAGAGCCAACACCGCAATCCAGGGCTTGTTTAACGATTCAGGAGGTCCCGTCTTTACTGATTCGGGAGATACTTGCACATAATCAGAGAACATATGAAGAACTGGCTTATATCAATCCCTTACTGATTGAAAATGATCTCGTAATATCACCAAAAAATAGTTGGATGATAAGCTTAAAGCACGGGAGATTCAGCGCAAGAGCCGTTGGGGCCGACGAAGTGATCGCACGATTGTTGATCCCTGTGAACGCTAACATTACCGCCGGTGGGATTCAGTACAATAATCTTTTTTATGAATGTGATCCAGACATTGCATCAGGTGCCAGAGTATTTGGAAGAACCACTTGTGAAGCAAGAATAGATGACAATTGCGTAGATTATATATATGTAAGATTTGACAAAAATAGCATTTTCAAAAAGCATTACCTGCTTAAGAAAAGAGATATATTTAAAGGTAAAGCTCATCTTGATACAGATGTAATGGCTGATTGGGTAGATACTCAAAAAGAAATTAATTTATTTACTCTGAATTCACTCAGCAATATCAATAATAAAGATGATTTTAACAAGAAAGGTAACGAAAGATTAAATGAAATATACGAATCTCGACGGGTACATGGTAAAGATATTAAAAAGAACAGGAAAAATGAACTTGATTCATTAGGGCGAACTGATGTTGCTAATGGAAGACCTGAACCCCTACTTCCGTCATCCAGTAAGGTTCTGCTTTTGCCTGGCCGGGAGGAGAAACAAAGATGGTTAAAAGGTAAGAAGAAGACTGAGGACGCAGAATAA
- a CDS encoding transposase, which yields MNLIRSVSAIYKEQELPEYRGNPLIEALPEALTEDEVLLEMSYFPEIDEKIRWTAPANVREQYVERIKKFRCPQTNLIQAYKMILRALRESYAARNPLKSGTIQYLHYYGTERPDIEPESGYFKSQAETITIVGMSGSGKTTMIEQVMDHFPQIIEHSSYKGVFPGFSKQIVWVKINCPYNSSVRDLCEEILQKLDDAIGIERTTPEIRNGALARQIAQRIKSSFLGILVIDEMQRLKFSRTGGESKLIDFLHEIVDSMGVSMVFCGNHPFDETLTKKMRIARRAESGGYMKISNVRYDSQDWQSFIHYLWPLQWTNVETPLNDELNEKLFILSKGNIGLAQMIYRGAQLKVIGSGNEIITGAVLSASVPVLVSHTEEYKDTLLPGAATEDEEAKWLSASNESDASAKFMSEKPLKALIPGDIDRPQHKEFVRKIDEVMRNFDEKILSLDHDLVITRTAEKKNTYDALQRCGLINTDPLNKL from the coding sequence ATGAACCTTATACGGAGCGTTTCAGCGATATATAAAGAACAGGAGTTACCTGAGTATCGTGGCAACCCCTTAATTGAAGCACTTCCTGAAGCGCTTACGGAAGATGAAGTACTTCTGGAAATGAGTTATTTTCCCGAAATTGACGAAAAAATCCGCTGGACTGCCCCGGCGAATGTTAGAGAGCAGTATGTCGAACGTATAAAGAAATTCCGTTGCCCTCAAACCAATCTTATCCAGGCTTATAAAATGATTTTACGGGCACTTAGGGAAAGCTATGCAGCCCGTAATCCTTTAAAAAGCGGAACTATTCAATATCTTCATTACTATGGGACTGAGCGTCCTGATATTGAACCCGAAAGTGGATATTTTAAATCCCAGGCTGAAACCATTACGATAGTTGGAATGAGTGGTTCTGGAAAAACTACCATGATCGAGCAAGTCATGGATCATTTCCCTCAGATTATAGAACACAGCAGCTATAAAGGAGTTTTTCCCGGCTTCAGTAAGCAAATCGTATGGGTAAAGATTAATTGTCCATACAACTCAAGTGTGAGAGACCTTTGTGAAGAGATTTTACAAAAATTAGATGATGCAATTGGTATTGAACGAACTACACCAGAGATTAGAAATGGTGCTCTGGCTCGCCAGATTGCGCAAAGAATAAAATCATCATTTTTAGGTATCCTTGTTATTGATGAAATGCAGAGGCTAAAATTTTCAAGAACTGGAGGTGAGAGTAAGTTGATTGATTTTTTACATGAAATTGTAGATTCGATGGGGGTATCTATGGTTTTTTGTGGAAATCATCCTTTTGACGAGACTCTGACAAAGAAAATGAGAATTGCCAGGCGGGCAGAGTCTGGTGGTTATATGAAAATTTCAAATGTCAGATACGACTCACAAGACTGGCAATCGTTTATTCATTATTTATGGCCATTACAATGGACAAATGTTGAAACACCATTAAATGATGAGTTAAACGAAAAATTATTCATTTTATCTAAAGGCAACATTGGATTGGCTCAGATGATTTATCGGGGGGCACAATTAAAGGTTATCGGTAGCGGTAATGAAATCATAACTGGTGCAGTCTTGTCGGCCTCTGTACCGGTACTCGTAAGCCATACGGAGGAATATAAGGATACTTTACTCCCGGGGGCAGCGACTGAAGACGAGGAAGCCAAATGGCTCTCTGCATCTAATGAAAGTGATGCTTCGGCTAAGTTCATGTCAGAGAAGCCCTTAAAAGCTTTGATCCCTGGAGATATAGACAGGCCACAGCACAAGGAATTCGTAAGAAAAATAGACGAGGTTATGCGCAATTTCGACGAGAAAATACTGTCTCTTGACCATGATCTTGTTATCACCAGAACAGCTGAAAAGAAAAATACCTACGATGCTCTTCAGCGTTGCGGGCTTATAAATACAGATCCACTTAATAAATTGTAA